The following coding sequences are from one Ornithodoros turicata isolate Travis chromosome 1, ASM3712646v1, whole genome shotgun sequence window:
- the LOC135380210 gene encoding uncharacterized protein LOC135380210 translates to MPLHCCVPCCNQRGGKDSDGNKVSFLGFPNDSALKKKWIVAIRRDEGKHFKANRHTKVCSKHFVAADFFSNYVSGTKRLKEGAVPSVFNFPSNPAGPRRKPPKDRGAQNTSRYVQEPTEETHGITEHRENSGTAPEPELLGTRVIADDVEMGNSFVESQAATCTPGYTEITSVGNTEKDLEKELQEVKEELRVTNEKLLRSERKTRFLEDELKHTKQALLRVTRELELAQETLKKLERKVGRQFSVERFKSNDEDMRFYTGLLSYAVFTSVLNFLNPGEHGENIKARSRTQTDSPKMGRPRSLTVENEFFLFLVRLRLGLFEKDLADRFCVSTATVSRICITWTSYAFIHLAQLPLWMSKERVQEEMPPEFKDKYSATRVIIDATEIKCQTASSLALQSATFSTYKSANTFKGLIGISPDGTVTFVSNLFPGSISDKECVRQSGFLTLPFDEGDVVMADKGFRIQEMLNDIKVGLNIPQFLTRGHFSEAEVKETEEIASLRIHVERRIQRVKSFHIFDRPVPLSLGPIINEMWVVCVILTNFQSPLLRSLDD, encoded by the exons ATGCCGTTGCATTGCTGCGTGCCTTGCTGTAACCAGCGTGGCGGGAAAGACTCCGATGGAAACAAG gTATCCTTCCTAGGATTCCCAAACGATTCCGCTTTGAAAAAGAAATGGATCGTCGCAATACGCAGGGATGAAGGCAAGCACTTCAAAGCGAACAGACATACAAAGGTGTGCTCAAAGCATTTTGTGGCAGCTGACTTTTTCTCAAACTATGTTTCGGGGACAAAACGGCTCAAGGAAGGCGCAGTGCCAAGCGTGTTCAATTTCCCGTCAAATCCTGCTGGGCCACGAAGGAAGCCTCCCAAAGACCGCGGTGCACAGAATACTTCCCGGTATGTACAGGAGCCAACAGAGGAAACGCATGGAATCACTGAACACCGTGAAAACTCTGGTACGGCTCCCGAACCAGAGTTATTGGGCACCAGAGTCATAGCTGATGACGTTGAGATGGGAAATTCATTCGTGGAGTCACAAGCAGCTACGTGCACGCCAGGTTATACTGAAATAACAAGCGTTGGAAACACTGAGAAGGATCTGGAAAAGGAACTACAGGAAGTGAAAGAGGAGCTTAGAGTTACAAACGAGAAGCTTTTGCGTAGCGAAAGAAAGACCAGATTCTTGGAAGACGAGCTGAAGCACACAAAGCAAGCGCTTTTGCGTGTCACCAGGGAGCTCGAACTGGCTCAGGAGACATTGAAGAAGCTTGAACGGAAAGTCGGAAGGCAGTTCTCGGTAGAACGTTTCAAGTCCAATGACGAAGACATGCGCTTTTATACTGGCCTTCTATCATACGCAGTGTTCACAAGTGTGCTAAATTTTCTTAACCCTGGCGAACATGGGGAAAACATCAAGGCCCGGTCTAGAACACAGACAGACTCTCCCAAGATGGGTAGACCAAGGAGCCTTACAGTTGAGAACGAGTTTTTTTTGTTCCTCGTGAGGTTACGGCTCGGATTGTTTGAAAAGGACCTTGCGGACAGATTTTGCGTGTCAACAGCCACAGTGTCCAGGATTTGCATTACGTGGACAAGTTATGCATTTATTCACCTGGCACAGTTACCTCTCTGGATGTCAAAGGAAAGAGTGCAGGAAGAAATGCCACCTGAATTCAAAGACAAGTACTCCGCAACCAGGGTCATCATAGATGCAACAGAAATCAAATGTCAGACAGCGAGTTCACTAGCTTTGCAGTCTGCGACATTCTCAACGTACAAGTCGGCGAACACTTTCAAGGGGCTGATTGGCATTTCACCTGATGGGACGGTCACCTTTGTGTCGAACCTTTTCCCCGGATCCATTTCTGACAAGGAATGTGTGAGGCAGAGTGGCTTCCTAACCCTCCCGTTTGATGAAGGAGATGTTGTCATGGCTGACAAAGGGTTCAGGATCCAAGAAATGTTGAACGACATCAAGGTTGGGCTTAACATACCACAATTTCTCACAAGAGGCCACTTTAGTGAGGCAGAAGTAAAAGAAACTGAAGAAATTGCTTCACTGCGAATACATGTCGAGAGGCGTATACAGCGTGTGAAAAGTTTTCATATCTTCGACAGGCCAGTCCCTCTCTCTCTGGGTCCCATCATAAATGAAATGTGGGTTGTTTGTGTCATACTGACCAATTTTCAATCTCCACTTTTGCGTTCTCTTGATGACTGA